From the Rhodopirellula islandica genome, one window contains:
- a CDS encoding arylsulfatase, producing MKTLIPFLAVAALLVCNNQSAMAQDGAQYKMDRTVLPIQPPTYAPIEVLDARDATKPPVFQIKPPEGAPNVVIVMIDDIGFGATSTFGGAIETPTFDRLAKNGLRFNHFHTTALCSPTRASLLSGRNHHEVNVGCVMEIATGFPGNQGERSNDAKYFAETLRHNGYSTSAFGKWHETPTWEVSVSGPYFRWPTHSGFDKFYGFIGGETNQWDPVIFDGVTKVAKKDDPDYHFTTDMTNEAINWMKFQQAMTPEKPFFIYYAPGATHAPHHAPKEWIEKYDGKFDSGWLKYREETFARQKAMGIIPENTKLAPMPTDIKDWEKLSDKERELFALQMEAFAGFAEHTDNEVGRLADAIDDIGALDNTLFIYIMGDNGSSGEGGLEGTYNELVHLNGIFDAETTESMLARADDWGGPNSFPHFSAAWAVATDAPFTWTKQMAADYGGTRNGMVMHWPKGIKAKGEIRSQWHHVNDVAATVLEAAKLPQPTMVNGVKQKPLSGVSMLYATDDANAKDRHTTQYFEIFANRAIYHEGWLARVVHRVPWENDPIHTLQNDVWELFNAEEDFSLTNNLADMHPDKLKEMQELFKKEAIANSVYPLDDRSYERFNAAIAGRPDLMGDRTSLTLGQGMTGILENTFLNEKNTSKTIVANVDLKGSDRGVILCQGGKFGGWALYMDQGKPAYTYNWFGLKSYTVASTKAIDKDKAEIKLVFDYEGGGTGKGGQATLFVDGEKVAEGRVDKTQPALYSADETADVGIDESTPVADKVFKDVEDSEFTGRVNDVTISIPAKKK from the coding sequence ATGAAAACTCTTATTCCATTCCTTGCCGTCGCGGCGCTGCTGGTTTGCAACAACCAGTCTGCCATGGCGCAAGACGGAGCCCAGTACAAAATGGACAGAACGGTTCTGCCTATACAGCCACCGACATACGCACCGATTGAGGTGCTGGACGCCCGAGACGCCACCAAGCCTCCAGTGTTCCAGATCAAACCACCCGAAGGCGCTCCCAACGTCGTTATCGTCATGATTGATGACATTGGCTTTGGCGCAACTAGTACGTTTGGTGGAGCCATCGAAACACCGACCTTTGATCGCCTGGCAAAAAACGGATTGCGTTTCAACCATTTCCACACGACCGCTCTATGTTCGCCCACACGAGCCTCGTTGCTTTCCGGTCGGAATCATCACGAGGTCAACGTCGGTTGTGTGATGGAAATTGCCACCGGATTTCCTGGCAACCAGGGCGAACGATCGAACGACGCGAAATACTTTGCAGAGACTCTGCGTCACAACGGCTATAGCACATCCGCATTCGGCAAGTGGCACGAAACACCGACGTGGGAAGTTTCGGTTTCCGGACCCTATTTCCGCTGGCCAACGCACTCTGGTTTTGACAAGTTCTATGGCTTCATTGGCGGCGAAACCAACCAGTGGGACCCCGTGATTTTTGACGGCGTCACGAAAGTCGCAAAGAAGGACGATCCCGATTATCACTTTACGACGGACATGACTAATGAAGCCATCAATTGGATGAAGTTTCAACAGGCCATGACTCCCGAAAAACCGTTCTTCATTTACTACGCACCGGGAGCCACACACGCTCCGCACCACGCACCCAAAGAGTGGATCGAAAAGTACGACGGGAAATTCGATTCTGGCTGGCTCAAGTACCGCGAAGAGACGTTTGCTCGTCAAAAAGCCATGGGCATCATTCCAGAAAACACCAAGCTCGCTCCCATGCCAACGGACATCAAGGATTGGGAAAAGCTAAGCGACAAGGAACGTGAACTATTTGCTCTGCAAATGGAGGCGTTCGCCGGCTTCGCCGAGCACACCGACAACGAAGTCGGGCGGCTGGCCGATGCGATTGACGATATTGGAGCATTGGACAACACGCTGTTCATCTACATCATGGGTGACAACGGCTCCAGTGGCGAAGGCGGCCTGGAAGGAACCTACAACGAACTGGTTCACCTGAACGGCATTTTTGATGCGGAAACCACCGAAAGCATGTTGGCTCGCGCCGACGACTGGGGTGGCCCGAATTCGTTCCCGCACTTTTCAGCGGCGTGGGCCGTAGCTACGGACGCACCGTTTACCTGGACCAAGCAAATGGCCGCCGACTATGGTGGCACTCGCAACGGGATGGTCATGCACTGGCCGAAAGGGATCAAAGCAAAAGGTGAAATTCGTTCGCAGTGGCACCATGTCAACGATGTGGCAGCGACTGTCCTGGAAGCGGCGAAACTGCCACAGCCAACGATGGTCAATGGCGTCAAGCAGAAGCCACTCTCTGGAGTGAGCATGTTGTATGCAACGGATGATGCAAACGCCAAAGATCGACACACGACCCAGTACTTCGAGATTTTTGCCAACCGCGCGATCTATCACGAAGGCTGGCTGGCGCGTGTCGTACACCGTGTGCCATGGGAAAATGATCCCATTCACACTTTGCAAAACGACGTGTGGGAACTCTTCAATGCGGAAGAAGACTTTAGCCTGACGAACAATCTGGCTGACATGCATCCTGACAAACTGAAAGAGATGCAGGAACTGTTCAAGAAGGAGGCCATTGCCAACAGTGTCTACCCGCTGGATGACCGGTCTTACGAACGCTTCAACGCTGCCATCGCTGGCCGTCCAGACCTGATGGGTGACAGAACCAGCCTGACCCTCGGCCAGGGTATGACGGGGATCCTGGAGAACACCTTTCTCAACGAGAAGAACACGTCGAAAACGATCGTTGCCAATGTGGATCTAAAAGGGAGTGACCGAGGTGTGATTCTTTGCCAGGGCGGCAAGTTCGGAGGCTGGGCTTTGTACATGGATCAAGGCAAGCCTGCGTACACCTACAACTGGTTTGGATTGAAGAGTTACACCGTCGCATCGACCAAAGCGATTGATAAAGACAAGGCCGAGATCAAATTGGTCTTTGACTATGAGGGCGGCGGAACCGGCAAAGGAGGCCAGGCCACTCTCTTTGTGGATGGCGAGAAAGTCGCCGAAGGCCGGGTCGACAAGACGCAGCCCGCGCTTTACTCCGCCGATGAAACAGCCGATGTCGGCATCGATGAATCGACGCCAGTGGCTGACAAGGTCTTTAAGGATGTTGAGGACTCGGAGTTCACCGGACGGGTGAACGACGTCACGATTAGCATCCCGGCGAAGAAGAAGTAG
- a CDS encoding DUF1254 domain-containing protein, with protein MLSRFSTSQIAVATCALAIAMATQARAQSPQPKMTTPIPESIKARESVETSIGTLEYFDGVPKPNTVETVYDYLDTSRAVNVYLNSIPALSVNALREGQAAMGADACHKICIWDNLMDSKSILLTGNTSTMYAVGFLDLVKDGPTVVDLPQGMLGILDDMAFQYMVDLGVAGPDKGKGGKYLVLPPGYKGDVPEGYFVVPSKTSGVWVFMRGYLDKSMPIQEAVPAASKNIRSTLKVYPLSTADAPPATEFINVSGKDMHVILPNDYSAFEKLHGLMQTEPESYLGPEARGMMAAIGIEKGKPFAPDARMKKILTDAAAIGNGAARAISYFPRDPGNLTYKDGDAWVTAFADKDTSFTRNGAYRLEPRVLFHFGYICVSPAMAMTVAGKGSDYSMGMLDSEGKVLDGSKTYRLRIPPNPPAKDFWAITMYDTQTRSQLQTDQQFPTKGSQDEGIKTNADGSMDIYFSPKAPAGQEGNWLQTIPGKSWFIALRIYGPEQPWIDQTWRPGKIELVK; from the coding sequence ATGCTGTCGAGATTTTCAACGTCACAAATCGCCGTTGCCACCTGCGCGCTGGCGATAGCCATGGCCACGCAAGCCCGTGCGCAATCGCCGCAACCGAAAATGACCACGCCGATTCCGGAGTCGATCAAGGCTCGGGAAAGCGTCGAAACATCGATCGGCACGCTCGAGTACTTTGACGGAGTGCCGAAGCCGAACACGGTGGAGACCGTCTACGACTACCTCGACACCTCGCGGGCCGTGAACGTCTATCTCAATTCGATCCCCGCCCTCTCTGTCAACGCCCTCCGCGAAGGGCAGGCGGCGATGGGCGCGGACGCCTGCCATAAGATCTGTATCTGGGACAATCTGATGGACTCCAAGTCCATCCTGCTGACCGGGAATACGTCGACCATGTACGCGGTTGGCTTTCTTGACCTGGTCAAAGACGGCCCGACCGTTGTCGACTTGCCGCAGGGAATGCTCGGCATCCTCGACGACATGGCTTTCCAGTATATGGTCGACCTCGGCGTGGCGGGTCCTGACAAGGGCAAGGGCGGCAAGTACCTCGTGCTTCCTCCCGGCTACAAAGGGGACGTCCCCGAGGGCTACTTCGTTGTCCCGTCAAAAACCAGTGGAGTCTGGGTGTTCATGCGCGGCTATCTCGACAAGAGCATGCCCATCCAAGAGGCCGTCCCGGCCGCGTCGAAGAACATCCGCAGCACGCTGAAAGTCTATCCGTTGTCGACCGCGGATGCCCCCCCGGCCACCGAGTTTATCAACGTATCCGGCAAGGACATGCACGTGATCCTTCCGAATGATTACAGCGCGTTTGAAAAACTGCATGGACTGATGCAGACCGAACCCGAGTCGTATCTCGGCCCGGAAGCCAGGGGAATGATGGCGGCGATCGGTATCGAAAAGGGCAAGCCTTTCGCTCCGGATGCACGCATGAAGAAGATCCTCACTGACGCCGCCGCGATTGGTAACGGCGCCGCCCGCGCCATCAGCTACTTCCCGCGTGATCCTGGCAACCTGACCTACAAGGACGGTGATGCCTGGGTAACTGCCTTTGCGGACAAGGACACCAGCTTCACTCGCAACGGCGCCTATCGCCTCGAACCACGCGTGCTGTTCCACTTCGGCTACATCTGTGTCTCGCCTGCGATGGCGATGACCGTTGCTGGCAAAGGATCGGACTACTCGATGGGAATGCTCGATTCCGAGGGCAAGGTTCTGGATGGCTCCAAGACATACCGGCTCCGGATTCCGCCGAACCCGCCAGCCAAGGATTTCTGGGCGATCACCATGTATGACACCCAAACCCGCTCGCAGCTTCAAACGGACCAGCAGTTCCCGACCAAGGGAAGTCAGGACGAGGGAATCAAGACCAACGCGGACGGATCGATGGACATCTACTTCTCGCCGAAAGCGCCCGCAGGCCAGGAAGGCAACTGGCTCCAGACCATCCCCGGCAAGAGCTGGTTCATCGCCCTGCGCATCTACGGCCCCGAACAACCCTGGATCGACCAAACCTGGCGACCGGGCAAGATCGAACTGGTGAAGTAA
- a CDS encoding DUF3302 domain-containing protein has protein sequence MGFLDVFAITILAVLGLTLVGVWVLLGMTPGRIARGRNHPQADAVSVCGWWGVITMGLLLPVAFIWAYYKPVDARNAESRNAATSTKGDVS, from the coding sequence ATGGGATTTCTTGATGTCTTTGCGATCACCATCCTCGCGGTTCTGGGCCTCACGCTGGTTGGCGTTTGGGTCTTGCTGGGGATGACGCCCGGTCGGATTGCCCGCGGGCGCAACCACCCGCAAGCCGACGCCGTCAGCGTCTGTGGGTGGTGGGGCGTCATCACCATGGGGCTGCTGCTACCGGTAGCGTTCATCTGGGCTTACTACAAACCGGTGGACGCTCGAAACGCCGAGTCTCGCAATGCCGCCACTTCGACGAAAGGAGACGTGTCGTGA
- a CDS encoding HAD family hydrolase yields the protein MIQQAMMGIGLTLMLAVSTMAQEQPLASSVISTQQADPLGSWNDGPTKAAILQFVQDVTKEGGPKFVPPEQRIATFDNDGTLWCEQPVVQFEFAIHRIKAMAGDHPEWKELEPYQSVLAGDVQNLVDDLASGGHEFLKVIETSHAGMSVEEFDRHVKEFFATAKHSKFDVAYTQLAYAPMVELLAYLRANGFKTYICSGGGIDFMRVISEETYGIVPENVIGTNGRNEFKQVDGQWQLFKTADHLFFNDKATKPTGIDLHIGRKPILAGGNVRSGGDIGMLTYCHSNTLPSFQLLVNHDDDNREFAYAEKDNASLKAAKAQGWNVVNMKTDWKTMFSND from the coding sequence ATGATTCAACAAGCAATGATGGGTATCGGCCTGACTCTGATGCTCGCAGTATCGACAATGGCCCAGGAGCAGCCGCTGGCCAGCAGCGTCATTAGTACACAGCAAGCGGATCCGCTGGGATCATGGAATGACGGACCGACCAAAGCGGCGATTCTTCAGTTCGTGCAGGATGTCACCAAAGAGGGTGGCCCGAAGTTTGTCCCGCCTGAACAGCGGATCGCGACCTTCGATAACGACGGAACCTTATGGTGCGAACAACCGGTAGTGCAGTTTGAATTCGCGATACATCGCATCAAGGCGATGGCAGGCGATCATCCCGAATGGAAGGAACTGGAACCGTATCAATCTGTGCTTGCCGGCGATGTGCAAAATCTCGTTGACGATCTGGCAAGCGGCGGACATGAATTTCTGAAAGTGATCGAAACGTCCCATGCCGGTATGTCGGTGGAAGAGTTTGACCGTCACGTCAAAGAGTTTTTTGCGACCGCCAAACACTCGAAATTCGACGTGGCTTACACACAGCTCGCCTACGCACCGATGGTCGAGTTGCTGGCTTACCTGCGTGCCAATGGGTTCAAGACTTATATCTGTTCCGGCGGCGGAATCGATTTCATGCGAGTCATCTCGGAAGAAACCTATGGGATTGTTCCGGAAAACGTGATCGGGACTAACGGCCGAAATGAGTTCAAACAGGTCGATGGCCAATGGCAACTGTTCAAGACGGCAGACCACCTGTTCTTCAATGACAAGGCGACCAAGCCCACGGGAATTGATTTGCACATTGGTCGCAAACCGATCCTTGCAGGCGGAAACGTTCGCAGCGGTGGCGACATCGGCATGTTGACGTATTGCCACAGCAACACTCTGCCTTCATTCCAATTGCTCGTCAATCACGATGATGACAACCGCGAATTCGCCTACGCGGAAAAAGACAACGCTTCGCTCAAGGCAGCGAAGGCACAAGGATGGAACGTCGTCAACATGAAGACGGATTGGAAGACCATGTTTTCAAACGATTAA
- a CDS encoding HlyD family secretion protein → MILFLTLIYVAFLAILVKLKVIQFNLFWKLSPLLWMVLLLVVLFIPMQWGAPSGVVNVYRTVVEIVPNVSGEVIEVNAPGSKPIRKGDVLFRLDPQPYQIEVDRLLAGLKEAEQTSKMLPAGLAEADANVAQAEAAIVAATKQAASLESALIAAKANVTKSQAQRELARSDNERAQKLLAGNATSPEEAATKARNLELAMASVESAQASQQQAQLALESSIDGVNTGVIEAQERLKAAQAAKQKAEFAVASTINGENTQVAQLRAQLATAQYNLAQTTVLAPADGFVVGMTLRPGQRVAAFPVRTWMAFVDSSSAQIAVGVDQNRLRHVKPGQKADVVLELYPGRTLTATVDRIAYITPQGQLQPTGVVAAAPSSSQKALPFGVVLTLDDAGPEFDIHELPGGATGTAAIYTDSVKATHLIRRVMIRMETFMNYIMPS, encoded by the coding sequence GTGATCCTATTTCTGACCCTGATCTATGTGGCGTTCTTAGCCATTCTGGTCAAATTGAAAGTCATCCAGTTCAACCTGTTCTGGAAGCTCTCGCCGCTCCTTTGGATGGTGCTGCTGCTGGTGGTTCTGTTCATTCCGATGCAATGGGGCGCCCCTTCGGGCGTGGTCAATGTCTACCGCACTGTTGTTGAAATCGTTCCCAACGTCAGCGGCGAAGTGATCGAAGTCAACGCGCCCGGCAGCAAGCCGATTCGCAAAGGCGACGTCTTGTTTCGTCTTGATCCCCAACCCTATCAAATCGAAGTGGATCGGCTATTGGCTGGCTTGAAGGAAGCCGAACAAACTTCCAAGATGCTGCCCGCCGGCCTCGCGGAAGCGGATGCGAACGTCGCTCAGGCCGAAGCCGCGATCGTAGCGGCGACGAAACAAGCCGCCTCGCTGGAGTCTGCTCTCATCGCAGCGAAGGCCAACGTTACCAAGTCTCAGGCACAACGAGAGTTGGCTCGATCGGATAATGAGCGTGCTCAAAAACTGCTTGCGGGCAACGCGACGTCTCCGGAAGAAGCGGCCACCAAAGCGCGGAACCTGGAACTGGCCATGGCATCGGTTGAGTCCGCCCAGGCCTCGCAACAACAGGCCCAACTTGCGTTGGAGTCTTCGATAGATGGCGTCAACACCGGCGTCATCGAGGCGCAAGAACGATTGAAGGCGGCTCAAGCGGCAAAGCAGAAAGCGGAGTTTGCGGTTGCTTCGACGATCAACGGCGAAAACACGCAGGTCGCACAATTGCGAGCTCAATTGGCGACCGCTCAGTACAACCTTGCTCAAACCACCGTCTTGGCCCCAGCGGACGGTTTCGTGGTCGGGATGACATTGCGACCAGGCCAACGAGTGGCAGCGTTTCCCGTTCGCACCTGGATGGCTTTCGTCGATTCATCCAGTGCACAAATCGCGGTTGGAGTCGATCAGAACCGGTTGCGTCATGTGAAGCCAGGTCAGAAAGCAGACGTTGTGTTGGAGCTCTACCCAGGCCGAACGCTTACTGCGACGGTGGATCGGATTGCCTACATCACACCGCAGGGACAACTCCAGCCGACGGGCGTGGTGGCTGCTGCACCGTCAAGCAGCCAGAAGGCGCTGCCGTTCGGTGTCGTGCTCACGCTGGATGACGCGGGGCCGGAGTTTGACATTCACGAGTTGCCCGGTGGCGCGACCGGAACCGCCGCCATCTACACCGATTCGGTGAAGGCAACCCACCTCATACGTCGCGTCATGATTCGCATGGAAACATTCATGAATTACATCATGCCGTCCTAA
- a CDS encoding DUF1254 domain-containing protein — translation MSTRRNHHLFTLAALTLCSLSTSVQAQPPAMKYSTQIPANVVTPDRTETRLGALEFVDGFPTEATAKKVWDHMDFSRAVEAMIMTTPAASLQGFRKGIQNWGPDNETMIYWGGRLDSKGLLLTGNTTVVYTFMWIDLKDGPMVMETPPNVLGIIDDAWFHYVCDFGNAGDDKGKGGKFLLVPPDYEGELPTDGYIVKKSKTYGHWLAMRGFMTDFDPVPVVKNMKEHFRLYPLGSEAKEVNWVNTAMKDFNTLHAQDETFFDEVNITVQEEPNSAESSEILGLLASIGIQKGKPFEPDARMKKILAEAAAVGTAAQRTILFRNRDTEDTAIWPGSKSWELGFAGGSYEFLNDGVSLINSRVRFHFYATGITPAMVKPPVGAGSQYVMGLRDAEGNALDGSKTYKIHLPANVPAERFWDITVYDNQTRSLLQTDNPYPGVTSIDKATVQNADGSYDVYIGPKKPDGPLATQGHVNWIQTDPSKGWNMLWRIYGPTQVWYDRSWRPSEIELVD, via the coding sequence ATGAGCACGCGACGAAACCACCACCTGTTCACTCTGGCAGCGTTGACTCTCTGCTCTCTCTCAACCAGCGTTCAAGCACAGCCACCGGCAATGAAATACTCCACCCAGATTCCGGCAAATGTCGTCACCCCCGATCGAACGGAAACACGCCTCGGGGCTTTGGAGTTCGTTGACGGATTCCCGACCGAAGCGACTGCGAAGAAGGTGTGGGATCACATGGATTTCTCCCGCGCCGTCGAGGCCATGATCATGACCACGCCCGCGGCTTCGCTGCAGGGATTTCGCAAGGGCATCCAAAACTGGGGCCCGGACAACGAGACCATGATTTACTGGGGCGGACGTCTGGATTCCAAAGGCTTGCTTCTGACGGGCAATACCACGGTGGTCTACACGTTTATGTGGATCGACTTGAAGGACGGTCCCATGGTCATGGAGACCCCGCCCAACGTGTTGGGGATCATCGACGATGCGTGGTTCCATTACGTCTGTGATTTCGGCAACGCCGGCGATGACAAAGGCAAGGGCGGGAAGTTCCTGTTGGTGCCGCCGGACTACGAAGGCGAATTGCCCACCGATGGCTACATCGTCAAGAAGTCGAAAACCTACGGCCACTGGCTGGCGATGCGTGGCTTCATGACGGACTTCGACCCGGTTCCCGTGGTCAAGAACATGAAGGAGCATTTCCGCCTTTACCCGTTGGGGAGCGAGGCCAAGGAAGTCAACTGGGTCAACACAGCGATGAAGGACTTCAACACCCTGCACGCCCAAGATGAGACCTTCTTCGACGAGGTCAACATCACGGTCCAGGAAGAGCCAAATTCGGCCGAGAGTTCCGAGATCCTCGGGTTGCTGGCCTCCATCGGCATCCAGAAGGGCAAGCCTTTCGAACCGGATGCCCGCATGAAGAAGATCCTCGCTGAAGCCGCTGCAGTCGGCACCGCCGCCCAACGCACTATCCTGTTTCGCAACCGCGACACGGAAGACACCGCGATCTGGCCGGGCAGCAAAAGCTGGGAGCTAGGATTCGCTGGTGGCAGCTACGAGTTTCTCAACGACGGCGTCAGTCTGATCAATTCGCGGGTCCGCTTCCACTTCTACGCGACCGGCATCACGCCCGCGATGGTCAAACCACCTGTCGGAGCGGGATCCCAGTATGTGATGGGACTGCGCGACGCCGAAGGCAATGCCCTCGATGGCAGCAAGACCTACAAGATCCACCTTCCCGCCAACGTTCCCGCCGAGCGTTTCTGGGACATCACTGTCTACGACAACCAGACCCGCTCGCTGTTGCAAACCGACAATCCCTACCCGGGTGTCACCAGTATCGACAAGGCGACCGTGCAAAACGCGGACGGTTCTTATGACGTCTACATCGGCCCGAAGAAGCCTGATGGCCCCTTGGCAACTCAGGGACACGTGAATTGGATCCAGACCGATCCTTCCAAGGGCTGGAACATGTTGTGGCGGATCTATGGTCCGACGCAAGTCTGGTACGACAGAAGTTGGCGTCCAAGTGAAATCGAATTGGTTGACTGA
- the csrA gene encoding carbon storage regulator CsrA codes for MLVLTRKPEESIFINENVEVVVLGIHGNKVRLGIEAPKDVSILRREIIPGINQHHSANSDLLKTSKPVGDKPAGDTVKCNSLKS; via the coding sequence ATGCTTGTGTTAACACGAAAACCAGAGGAATCCATTTTTATTAACGAGAACGTCGAGGTCGTCGTCCTTGGAATCCACGGAAACAAAGTTCGCTTGGGTATTGAGGCACCCAAAGATGTTTCCATTCTTCGACGAGAGATCATTCCTGGAATCAATCAACACCATTCAGCGAATTCCGATTTGCTGAAAACCTCAAAACCGGTTGGGGATAAACCTGCCGGAGATACGGTGAAGTGCAACTCTTTGAAATCGTGA